A single region of the Melopsittacus undulatus isolate bMelUnd1 chromosome 10, bMelUnd1.mat.Z, whole genome shotgun sequence genome encodes:
- the LOC115945830 gene encoding SLC35A4 upstream open reading frame protein, whose protein sequence is MADDKDSLPKLKDLAFLKDQLESLQRRVEDEVHAGVGQDGSLLASPFLKGFLAGYLVAKLRFSAVLGFMVGTCTGIYAAQNYAVPNVEKTIRDYVSSLKKGRD, encoded by the exons ATGGCGGACGATAAG GACTCGCTGCCGAAGCTGAAGGACCTCGCCTTCCTGAAGGACCAGCTGGAGAGCCTGCAGCGCAGGGTGGAGGACGAGGTGCACGCAGGCGTGGGGCAG GATGGCTCTCTGCTGGCGTCGCCCTTCCTCAAAGGCTTCCTGGCAGGCTACCTGGTAGCCAAGCTCCGCTTCTCGGCCGTCCTGGGCTTCATGGTCGGGACCTGCACAGGGATTTACGCTGCTCAGAACTACGCCGTGCCCAACGTGGAAAAGACAATCCGGGATTATGTCAGTTCCTTGAAAAAGGGCCGGGACTAG
- the IK gene encoding protein Red, translating to MPERDNEPFSNPLAPDGHDVDDSHSFHQSKLTNEDFRKLLMTPRAAPTSAPPSKSRHHEMPREYNEDEDPAARRRKKKSYYAKLRQQEIERERELAEKYRDRAKERRDGVNKDYEETELISTTANYRAVGPTAEADKSAAEKRRQLIQESKFLGGDMEHTHLVKGLDFALLQKVRAEIASKEKEEEEMMEKPQKETKKDEDPENKIEFKTRLGRNIYRILFKSKAYERNELFLPGRMAYVVDLDDEYADTDIPTTLIRSKADCPTMEAQTTLTTNDIVISKLTQILSYLRQGTRNKKLKKKDKGKLDEKKPPEADMNIFEDIGDYVPSTAKMPREKDRERYRERERDRDRERDRDRERDRDRERERDRERDREREEDKKRHSYFEKPKADDEPTDIDKGPGSAKELIKSINEKFAGATGWEGAETLKKPEDKKQLGDFFGMSNSYAECYPATMDDMAVDSDEEVDYSKMDQGNKKGPLGRWDFDTQEEYSEYMNNKEALPKAAFQYGIKMSEGRKTRRFKETNDKAELDRQWKKISAIIEKRKKLEADGVEVKRPKY from the exons ATGCCGGAACGCGACA ATGAACCGTTCTCCAACCCCCTGGCCCCTGATGGCCACGATGTGGACGACTCGCACTCCTTCCACCA GTCCAAGCTGACCAATGAAGACTTCAGAAAGCTGCTCATGACCCCGCGGGCTGCGCCTACATCTGCGCCACCGTCCAAATCTCGCCACCATGA GATGCCCCGGGAGTACAACGAAGATGAAGACCCTGCTGCTcgcaggaggaagaagaaaag CTATTATGCCAAGCTGCGTCAGCAGGAGATCGAGCGTGAGAGGGAGCTGGCTGAGAAGTACAGGGATCGAGCCAAGGAGAGGAGGGATGGTGTGAACAAGGACTACGAGGAGACAGAGCTGATCAGCACAACTGCCAACTACAGGGCTGTGGGCCCGACAGCAGAGGC GGATAAATCTGCTGCGGAGAAGAGAAGACAGTTGATCCAGGAGTCCAAGTTCTTGGGTGGTGACATGGAGCACACCCActtggtgaagggtctggacTTCGCGCTCTTGCAGAAG GTACGGGCTGAGATTGCCagcaaggagaaggaagaggaggaaatgatGGAGAAGCCCCAGAAAGAAACTAA GAAAGATGAAGATCCTGAGAATAAAATTGAGTTCAAGACGCGGCTGG GTCGCAACATCTACCGCATTCTGTTCAAGAGCAAGGCCTATGAGAGGAATGAGCTGTTCCTGCCAGGCAGGATGGCCTATGTGGTCGATCTGGATGATGAGTATGCAGACACCGATATCCCCACTACGCTGATTCGCAGCAAGGCTGACTGCCCCACCATGGAG GCACAGACCACGCTTACTACCAATGACAttgtcatcagcaaactgaCGCAGATCCTCTCCTATCTCAGACAAGGGACCCGCAACAAGAAGCTCaagaagaaagacaaag GGAAGCTGGATGAGAAGAAGCCCCCTGAAGCTGATATGAA CATCTTTGAAGACATTGGGGATTATGTGCCCTCCACTGCAAAGATGCCCCGGGAGAAGGACCGGGAGAGGTACCGCGAGAGAGAGCGGGACAGGGACCGGGAGCGGGACAGGGATCGAGAACGGGACAGGGACCGGGAGCGCGAGCGGGACCGGGAGCGTGACCGTGAGCGGGAGGAGGATAAGAAGAGGCACAGCTACTTTGAGAAGCCCAAGGCTGATGATGAG CCCACAGACATCGACAAAG GACCTGGCTCAGCCAAGGAGCTCATCAAGTCCATCAATGAGAAGTTTGCTGGAGCCACTGgttgggaaggagcagagac ATTGAAGAAGCCAGAAGACAAGAAACAGCTGGGGGATTTCTTCGGCATGTCCAACAGCTATGCAGAGTGCTACCCTGCCAC aatGGATGATATGGCTGTGGACAGTGATGAAGAGGTGGACTACAGCAAAATGGATCAG ggtaACAAGAAAGGACCCCTGGGCCGCTGGGACTTCGACACCCAGGAGGAGTACAGTGAATACATGAACAACAAAGAGGCTCTGCCCAA GGCAGCATTCCAGTATGGCATCAAGATGTCTGAGGGACGCAAGACCCGTCGCTTTAAGGAGACAAATGACAAGGCAGAGCTGGACCGGCAGTGGAAGAAGATCAGTGCG ATCAttgagaagaggaagaagctggAGGCTGATGG GGTTGAGGTAAAACGTCCCAAATACTGA
- the TMCO6 gene encoding transmembrane and coiled-coil domain-containing protein 6, translating into MWGRRQRGPGSCTRGAEELRARRREQEAALRKARRQQQLVSKRLLREDTAAEEGAQDGAGIEPDPLSENEVLELLRSVQKGSEDRKRSLSRLCWALRSKETQQKFVRLDGSIRTLIGLFTSSLADVQMQAGRCLHELSHSSDPAVAEACLPVTSYLLTYLSGHSIEFTELCLYTLGNLVVESEAVRKQLLPQGIIPVLVSCIQSPHEAVLEGLGYVLSQLLQAKEAPTEIIPLVLASALPQHMLRLVCSGLKAGIGAAVEFAWCLHYIICSQTANTALLSLGALPALTSVLLDLASEPPPDAAEGLELLVCPVLRCLSNLLAEDTGCEVQVQDERLLIAIFLILQSFLQQHPFIAQECLWLLNNLTAHEPFFCSALLSLDLLPALLQLLPCSQMATVLVLTVVCNIAVKGPAFCQQLHQQAALALLLPTLTLPDPEAVRQCLELLHLLFLHCPEAAADFIRQGGHRALEQHQSTPELQEQARALLNMVGQPLDSLSSPRPPSFPPPVL; encoded by the exons ATGTGGGGCCGGCGGCAGCGCGGGCCCGGGTCCTGCACCCGCGGCGCGGAGGAGCTACGGGCGCGGcggagggagcaggaggcag CTCTCAGGAAGGcccggcggcagcagcagctggtcaGCAAGCGGCTTCTGCGGGAGGACACCGCAGCAGAGGAGGGGGcacaggatggagcagggattgAGCCGGACCCTCTCTCGGAGAATGAG GTTCTTGAGCTGCTCAGGAGCGTGCAGAAGGGTTCTGAGGACAGGAAAAGATCTCTCAGCCGCCTCTGCTGGGCTCTGCGAAGCAAGGAGACTCAGCAGAAGTTTGTCAG gctggatggcagcatccGGACGCTCATCGGGCTCTTCACCAGCAGCCTGGCTGATGTGCAGATGCAGGCAGGCCGCTGTCTCCATGAGCTGTCCCACTCCAGTGACCCTGCTGTGGCTGAGGCATGTCTGCCAGTGACCTCCTACCTCCTCACCTACCTCTCTGGGCACAGCATTGAGTTCACG GAGCTGTGTTTGTACACCCTGGGGAACCTGGTAGTAGAAAgtgaagctgtgaggaagcagcttctgcctcaggGCATCATTCCAGTGCTGGTGTCCTGCATCCAG TCCCCACACGAGGCTGTGCTGGAAGGTCTGGGCTACGTCCTCTCGCAGCTCCTCCAAGCCAAGGAAGCCCCCACAGAGATCATTCC gctggttCTGGCCTCTGCTCTCCCCCAGCACATGCTTCGACTGGTTTGCTCAGGCCTCAAGGCTGGGATAGGAGCAGCTGTGGAGTTTGCATGGTGTCTGCACTACATCATTTGTAG CCAAACGGccaacacagctctgctgtcacTGGGGGCTTTGCCTGCCCTCACCTCGGTCTTGCTCGACCTGGCTTCTGAACCCCCTCCAGATGCTGCTGAGGGCCTGGAGCTG CTCGTGTGCCCGGTGCTGCGGTGTCTCAGCAACCTGCTGGCAGAGGACACAGGCTGTGAAGTGCAGGTGCAGGACGAGCGCCTGCTCATCGCCATCTTCCTCATCCTTCAGAGcttcctccagcagcatcccttcaTTGCCCAGGAGTGTCTCTGGCTGCTGAACAACCTCACGG CACATGAGCCCTTCTTCTGCTCCGCTCTGCTCTCCCTGgacctgctcccagccctgctgcagctcctgccctgttCCCAGATGGCCACTGTGTTG GTCCTGACAGTTGTGTGCAATATAGCAGTGAAGGGACCAGCGTTCTGccagcagctgcaccagcagGCAGCCctagccctgctgctgcccacgCTCACACTGCCCGACCCTGAGGCCGTGAGACAGTGCTTGGAGCTGCTGCACCTCCTCTTCCTGCACTGCCCAGAG gctgctgctgactTCATCAGACAAGGCGGGCACCGTGCCCTGGAGCAGCACCAGAGCACCCCAGAGCTCCAGGAGCAGGCACGAGCACTACTGAACATGGTGGGGCAGCCCCTGGACAGTTTGTCTTCTCCCAGGccaccttccttccctccccctgtGCTCTGA
- the SLC35A4 gene encoding probable UDP-sugar transporter protein SLC35A4 has product MLMFSNVAASAKWVLRRGSWGLMLLLSVVIYGSHAPLLTQCKVDGVIPFSSTSVVVLVELTKLVFSLLFLLTWDRELQGVAVSWHHVVPFALSALLYAANNNLVVHMQLFMDPTTYQVLSNLKIVSTALLYSLFLRQRLSMRQWLALLLLVAAGVSYSCGGLQDPGSPSEMKLHITLVGLVLISVYCLISGLSAVYTEAILKTQALPLSLQNLFLYFFGVLLNLIGYFWSSTEGGFLEGFSSWVLVIVISQALNGLIMSVVMKHSSNITRLFIISCSILVNALLSVTLFNLQLTLLFFIAVLCIGLAVHLYYGLR; this is encoded by the coding sequence ATGCTGATGTTTAGTAATGTTGCTGCCTCTGCAAAGTGGGTGCTCCGAAGGGGCTCATGGGGACTGATGCTGCTCTTGTCTGTAGTCATATACGGCTCTCATGCCCCTCTCCTGACCCAGTGTAAGGTGGATGGGGTGATCCCCTTCAGCTCCACGTCTGTGGTTGTTCTTGTCGAGCTGACAAAGCTGGTGTTCTCTCTCCTGTTCCTGCTGACCTGGGACCGGGAGCTGCAGGGAGTCGCTGTGTCGTGGCACCATGTTGTCCCATTCGccctctctgccctgctctaTGCTGCCAACAACAACTTGGTGGTTCACATGCAGCTCTTCATGGATCCCACCACCTACCAGGTCTTGAGTAACTTAAAGATCGTCAGCACCGCGCTCCTCTACAGCCTCTTCCTACGCCAAAGACTCAGCATGCGCCAGTGGttggctctcctgctgctggtggctgctggggTGAGCTACAGCTGTGGGGGCCTGCAGGACCCTGGCAGCCCCTCCGAGATGAAGCTGCACATCACACTGGTGGGCTTGGTGCTGATCTCAGTGTACTGCCTGATATCAGGCTTGTCTGCTGTCTACACAGAAGCCATCCTGAAGACCCAGGCACTGCCTCTCAGCCTGCAGAACCTCTTCCTTTACTTCTTTGGGGTCTTGCTCAACTTGATCGGCTACTtctggagcagcacagagggTGGTTTCTTGGAGGGCTTCTCTTCCTGGGTGCTGGTGATCGTGATCAGTCAGGCTTTGAATGGCTTGATCATGTCTGTGGTGATGAAGCACAGCAGTAACATCACCAGGCTCTTCATCATCTCCTGCTCTATCCTCGTCAATGCCCTCCTGTCTGTCACCCTCTTCAATCTGCAGCTCACCCTCCTCTTCTTCATTGCTGTCTTGTGCATCGGCCTTGCTGTTCACTTGTACTACGGGCTCAGGtag
- the DND1 gene encoding dead end protein homolog 1 yields MEIETWTNSINQANKKALLTWAKETGTKLVQINGQRRYGGPPPGWVGDPPPAGTEVFIGKLPQDIYENILIPLFQSVGTLYEFRLMMTFSGLNRGFAYAKYSTQRAAKEAIATFNNFSLREGCAIVVCRSTEKCELSLDGLAASVSQRGLEAVLRHVTAGIISVTLHPSPGQQHTQLALLKFSSHHAAAMAKKTLMEGNMRLGEAAIRVDWLNPDLKQKLQSREKKPSPSWVQRAKHQGLPKQAPPSPVLHNALEHLNTLCRSQYLGPPLFLTKCVQANPNGWLRFWCQVVIPGCPMPFMGFMWVQHRPGRSGHEEAKVAVALQVLRMLGESLRGTRAKALEHLLGVWSSGGPNQGQIPPK; encoded by the exons ATGGAGATCGAG ACATGGACCAACAGCATCAACCAGGCCAATAAGAAGGCCCTGCTTACCTGGGCAAAAGAAACGGGCACCAAACTGGTGCAGATCAACGGGCAGAGGCGATATGGTGGCCCACCCCCAG GCTGGGTGGGTGACCCCCCTccagcaggcacagaggtgtTCATCGGGAAGCTGCCGCAGGACATATACGAGAACATCCTGATCCCGCTCTTCCAGAGCGTGGGGACACTCTATGAGTTCCGCCTCATGATGACCTTCAGTGGGCTCAACCGCGGCTTCGCGTACGCCAAGTACAGCACCCAGCGTGCTGCCAAGGAGGCCATTGCCACCTTCAACAACTTCAGCCTACGGGAGGGCTGTGCCATCGTGGTGTGCCGGAGCACGGAGAAGTGCGAGCTCAGCTTGGACGGGCTGGCAGCCTCGGTGAGCCAGCGGGGGCTGGAGGCTGTGCTGCGGCATGTCACTGCGGGCATCATCAGTGTCACCCTGCACCCCAGCCCCGGGCAGCAGCACACGCAGCTCGCCCTGCTCAAGTTCAGCTCACACCACGCTGCTGCCATGGCCAAGAAAACCCTCATGGAAG GGAACATGAGGCTCGGTGAGGCAGCGATAAGGGTGGACTGGCTGAACCCTGAcctgaagcagaagctgcagtcACGTGAGAAGAAGCCATCACCCAGCTGGGTACAGAGGGCCAAGCACCAGGGGCTCCCCAAGCAGGCTCCCCCATCTCCGGTGCTACACAATGCGCTGGAGCACCTCAACACCCTGTGCCGGAGCCAGTACTTGGGGCCTCCGCTGTTCCTCACCAAGTGCGTCCAGGCCAACCCCAATGGGTGGCTGCGGTTCTGGTGCCAGGTGGTGATCCCGGGGTGCCCCATGCCCTTCATGGGGTTCATGTGGGTGCAGCACAGGCCAGGCAGGAGTGGGCACGAGGAGGCGAAGGTTGCGGTGGCGCTGCAGGTTCTGCGGATGCTGGGTGAGTCCCTGCGTGGTACCCGTGCCAAAGCCTTGGAGCATCTCTTGGGAGTGTGGAGCTCAGGGGGACCCAACCAGGGTCAGATTCCCCCCAAATAG
- the WDR55 gene encoding WD repeat-containing protein 55, with translation MAAPAEESAEPSGREPRLRDTPEDICFEATANAIALHPARPLLAAGDVDGDVYLYSYSCTEGENRQLWSSGHHLKSCRDVAFSHDGQKLFTVSKDKSIHILTAEEGRLETRFPKAHSSALNCVLPIDTNVFATGDDNGALKVWDLRKGDAILEAREQEEYISAMAVDGNGKLLLTASGDGTLGVFNVKRRRFELLSEPQNGDLTSVALLKRGKKVACGSSEGTIYLFNWDGFGAASDRFALRAESIDCMVPITDSIVCVGSLDGVIRAVNVLPNRVLGCVGQHLGEPIEQLALAPGGQLLASCAHDQKVKFWDVSALAGLVVDDYRKKKKKGGPLRALSSKAVGSGEDFFADLRDEAEPEAAPESDSDSDGGD, from the exons ATGGCGGCACCGGCAGAG GAGAGCGCGGAGCCCTCGGGGAGGGAGCCGCGGCTGCGGGACACCCCCGAGGACATCTGCTTCGAGGCGACCGCCAACGCCATCGCCCTGCACCCGGCCCGGCCGCTGCTGGCGGCGGGGGACGTGGACGGCGATGTGTACCT GTACTCGTACTCCTGCACCGAGGGGGAGAACCGGCAGCTCTGGTCCTCCGGGCATCATCTGAAGTCGTGCCGGGACGTGGCCTTCTCCCACGACGGGCAGA AGCTTTTCACCGTGTCCAAGGACAAGTCCATCCACATCCTGACGGCGGAGGAGGGACGGCTGGAAACGCGCTTCCCTAAGGCACACAG CTCGGCCCTCAACTGCGTGCTGCCCATCGATACCAATGTCTTTGCCACGGGTGATGACAACGGGGCGCTGAAGGTGTGGGACCTGCGCAAGGGGGATGCAATCTTGGAAGCCCGGGAGCAGGAGGAGTACATCAGCGCCATGGCTGTGGATGGTAAcgggaagctgctgctgactgCCAG TGGTGATGGCACCCTGGGTGTCTTCAACGTGAAGAGGCGTCGCTTTGAGCTACTCTCAGAACCGCAGAATGGGGACCTCACATCTGTGGCGCTGCTGAAG AGGGGGAAGAAAGTGGCCTGTGGCTCCAGTGAAGGCACCATTTACCTCTTCAACTGGGACGGCTTCGGGGCAGCCAGCGACCGCTTCGCTTTGAGAGCTGAGTCCATTGACTGCATGGTCCCCATCACAGACAGCATTGTGTGCGTGGGCTCCTTGGACGGAGTCATCAG GGCAGTGAACGTCCTGCCCaaccgtgtgctgggctgcgTGGGGCAGCACCTCGGGGAGCCCATCGAGCAACTGGCGCTGGCGCCAGGTGGGCAGCTCCTGGCCAGCtgtgcccatgaccagaaggtgAAGTTCTGGGACGTGTCGGCGCTGGCAGGGCTGGTGGTGGACGATTACcgcaagaagaagaagaagggggGGCCCCTGCGGGCGCTCAGCAGCAAGGCAGTGGGCAGTGGTGAGGACTTCTTTGCTGACCTGCGGGATGAGGCTGAGCCGGAGGCGGCACCAGAGAGCGACAGCGACAGCGATGGTGGGGACTGA
- the CD14 gene encoding monocyte differentiation antigen CD14, which yields MNVAILFLLGLGLLEAECRCFFNHTQEHCVCYNLSQESASSIIQCLPASVVEFRGGDLERYVDFPISDPDSSAIEMLDSLVFRKIIFGDLLVPELLLARVLRFFSYTHIRELVFDSCVFEGRGNWDRMAGQDLPILSLRFHNVSSAALTGREQDFSSLSSFLGALQELSITTSRLTSLPCAIGRLFTALRSLDMAQNSLGDESLMSAFCSGAFPQLRVLSLQRNNLTSYHSVCEGVQLLPELQHLDLSQNKLTADPSSSCQWPLSLRSFNLSDAGLEEVLTPLPPSLEVLDMSCNHLHAVDISLSSLKKLFLSQNMLEAAPSIRNYPLLDTLHLDNNSITELPWDEMKNLQDVAAANNPYTCSCSEAGGLQALAAVGQLQQGWPQHYMCHAPPHYQGRLVEDVPVSVLQCNSAAVVVPICIILVLIAVVGAVCLIRSRPGLIQSCPRA from the coding sequence ATGAATGTGGCTATTCTCTTcctcctggggctggggctgttgGAGGCAGAATGCAGGTGCTTCTTCAACCACACTCAGGAGCACTGTGTGTGCTACAACCTGTCCCAGGAAAGTGCCAGCAGCATCATCCAGTGCCTCCCAGCCTCTGTCGTGGAGTTTCGGGGGGGAGACCTGGAGAGATATGTAGACTTCCCCATCAGTGACCCGGACTCCTCTGCCATTGAGATGCTGGACTCCCTGGTATTCAGGAAGATCATCTTTGGTGATCTCCTGGTGCCCGAGCTACTCCTCGCCCGAGTGCTGAGGTTCTTCTCCTACACCCACATCCGGGAGCTGGTGTTTGACAGCTGTGTTTTTGAGGGCAGAGGCAATTGGGACAGAATGGCCGGCCAGGACTTGCCCATATTGTCCCTGCGCTTCCACAACGTGAGCTCTGCTGCACTGACAGGCCGCGAGCAGGACTTCTCCAGCCTGAGCAGCTTCCTTGGggctctgcaggagctgtcCATCACCACCTCCCGCCTCACCAGCCTGCCCTGTGCCATCGGGAGGCTCTTCACAGCCCTGCGCTCCCTGGACATGGCACAGAACAGCCTTGGGGATGAGAGCCTGAtgtctgctttctgcagtgGGGCTTTCCCTCAGCTCCGGGTGCTGAGTCTGCAGCGCAACAACCTGACATCCTACCACAGCGTGTGTGAGGGTGTGCAGCTGCTGCCGGAGCTCCAGCATCTCGACCTCAGCCAGAACAAGCTCACGGCAGACCCATCCTCTTCCTGCCAGTGGCCGCTGTCCCTCCGCAGCTTTAACTTGTCTGATGCTGGCTTGGAAGAGGTCCTCACCCCTCTGCCCCCCAGCCTGGAAGTGCTGGACATGAGCTGCAACCACCTCCACGCTGTAGACATCTCCCTCAGCTCCttgaagaagctcttcctgagCCAAAACATGCTGGAGGCTGCGCCCTCCATCAGGAATTACCCCTTGTTGGACACCCTGCACCTGGACAACAACTCCATCACGGAGCTGCCGTGGGATGAGATGAAGAACCTGCAGGACGTGGCTGCAGCCAACAACCCCTACACGTGCTCGTGCTCCGAGGCAGGGGGGCTGCAGGCgctggcagctgtggggcagctgcagcagggctggcccCAGCACTACATGTGCCATGCTCCCCCTCACTACCAGGGCAGGCTGGTGGAGGACGTGCCGGTCTCGGTGCTGCAGTgtaacagtgctgctgtggttgTCCCCATCTGCATCATCCTGGTCCTGATTGCCGTGGTTGGAGCTGTTTGCTTGATCAGATCCAGACCTGGGCTCATCCAATCCTGCCCCAGAGCATAA
- the NDUFA2 gene encoding NADH dehydrogenase [ubiquinone] 1 alpha subcomplex subunit 2, protein MAAAVRGIGGGLGRGLRELRFHLCQRSAGSRGVRDFIEQHYVTLKKANPDFPILIRECSGVQPRLWARFEFGRERSVPLNNLSADEVAKALETIVKSTG, encoded by the exons ATGGCGGCGGCCGTGAGGGGCATCGGGGGCGGGTTGGGTCGTGGTCTGCGGGAGCTGCGCTTCCACCTCTGCCAGCGCTCGGCAGGAAGCCGCGGGGTGAG AGACTTCATCGAGCAGCACTACGTGACCCTGAAGAAGGCGAACCCCGACTTCCCCATCCTGATCCGCGAGTGCTCCGGGGTGCAGCCGCGGCTCTGGGCGCGCTTCG AGTTTGGCAGGGAAAGGAGTGTACCTCTGAACAACCTGAGTGCGGATGAAGTGGCCAAGGCCCTGGAGACCATTGTGAAGAGCACGGGGTGA